A stretch of the Arachis stenosperma cultivar V10309 chromosome 6, arast.V10309.gnm1.PFL2, whole genome shotgun sequence genome encodes the following:
- the LOC130935439 gene encoding leucine-rich repeat receptor-like tyrosine-protein kinase PXC3, which produces MVSTCGISFQISTLKKKGRYIVKESCNFCCCCCGRALITVLGFVFGRTLLRMWGVKALKALHFSREQCSVMEILCFLHLLLGWYLSNSNLVNAQLQDQAILLAINKELGVPGWDSSNSNYCNWQGISCGNHSMVEKLDLAHRNLRGNVTLMSELKALKWLDLSNNNFDGLIPPAFGKLSDLEVLDLSSNKFSGSIPPQLGALKSLRSLNLSSNVLVGEIPIELHGLENLQDLQISSNHLSGLIPSWVGNLTNLRVFSAYENRLGGKVPDNLGSIPDLQILNLHSNQLEGPIPASIFVPGKLQVLVLTQNNFSGDLPQEIGNCHALSSVRIGNNHLVGNIPKTVGNLSSLTYFEADNNNLSGEVVSEFAQCLNLTLLNLASNRFMGAIPAEFGKLMNLQELILSGNSLFGDIPRSILSCKSLNKLDISNNRFNGTIPSEICNISRLQYLLLGQNSIRGEIPHEIGNCAKLLELQLGSNYLTGTIPPEVGHIRNLQIALNLSFNHLHGPLPPELGRLDKLVSLDVSNNRLSGNIPPELKGMLSLIEVNFSNNLFGGPVPEFVPFQKSPISSFIGNKGLCGEPLNSSCGDLYDDHKAYHHRVSYRIILAVIGSGLAVFMSVTIVVLLFMIRERQEKVAKDAAGIIDDGTTEKPTIIAGSIFVDHLKQAVDLDAVVKATLKDSNKLSSGTFSTVYKAIMPSGVVLSVRRLKSVDKTIMNHQNKMIRELERLSKVCHDNLVRPVGYVIYEDVALLLHNYFPNGTLAQLLHESSRQPEYQPDWPSRLSIAIGVAEGLAFLHHVAIIHLDISSGNVLLDANFKPLVGEIEISKLLDPTKGTASISAVAGSFGYIPPEYAYTMQVTAPGNVYSYGVVLLEILTTRLPVDEDFGEGVDLVKWVQSAPVRGETPEQILDARLSTVSFGWRKEMLAALKVALLCTDTTPAKRPKMKNVVEMLREIKQN; this is translated from the exons ATGGTTTCGACTTGTGGCATCTCTTTCCAAATCTCCACATTAAAGAAAAAGGGAAGGTACATTGTGAAGGAAAGTTGcaatttttgttgttgttgttgtggcAGAGCATTGATCACAGTTTTGGGGTTTGTTTTTGGAAGAACGCTGTTGAGAATGTGGGGGGTGAAAGCTCTAAAAGCACTTCACTTCAGCAGAGAACAGTGTTCGGTGATGGAAATTCTGTGCTTCTTGCATCTTCTGCTAGGTTGGTATCTCTCAAACTCTAACCTTGTTAATGCTCAGCTACAAGACCAAGCTATATTACTTGCCATCAACAAAGAGCTTGGAGTTCCTGGCTGGGATTCCAGCAACTCAAACTACTGTAATTGGCAAGGAATAAGCTGTGGTAATCATTCAATGGTGGAGAAGCTTGATCTTGCTCACCGGAACCTTCGAGGTAATGTTACTTTGATGTCTGAGCTCAAAGCATTGAAGTGGCTTGACTTGTCAAATAATAACTTTGATGGATTGATTCCTCCTGCTTTTGGAAAGTTATCTGATCTTGAAGTCCTAGATTTGTCTTCAAATAAGTTTTCAGGCTCAATTCCGCCGCAATTAGGTGCTCTCAAAAGCCTCAGATCATTGAACCTTTCTAGTAATGTGCTTGTTGGAGAGATACCAATAGAGCTTCATGGCTTAGAGAATTTGCAAGATCTTCAAATTTCTAGTAATCATTTGAGTGGTTTAATACCTTCTTGGGTGGGCAATTTGACCAACCTGAGGGTTTTTTCTGCTTATGAGAATCGTTTAGGTGGCAAGGTTCCGGATAATTTAGGCTCAATTCCGGATCTTCAAATACTTAACCTGCACTCAAATCAGCTTGAAGGCCCTATACCGGCAAGCATTTTTGTCCCAGGGAAGCTACAAGTTCTGGTTCTCACCCAGAATAATTTTAGTGGTGATCTTCCTCAGGAAATTGGGAATTGCCATGCCCTTTCCAGTGTTCGAATCGGAAACAACCATCTAGTAGGTAATATTCCAAAGACAGTTGGAAATCTTAGTAGCCTAACCTACTTTGAGGCCGACAATAATAATCTTTCCGGTGAAGTAGTGTCTGAATTTGCTCAGTGTTTGAATCTTACCCTCTTGAATTTAGCTTCAAATCGATTTATGGGAGCAATTCCGGCAGAATTTGGAAAACTTATGAACCTTCAGGAACTAATTCTTTCTGGAAATAGCCTGTTTGGAGATATCCCAAGGTCGATTCTGAGTTGCAAAAGTCTTAACAAGCTTGATATTAGCAACAACAGATTCAATGGGACAATTCCAAGTGAAATCTGCAATATTTCTAGGTTGCAGTACTTGCTCTTGGGTCAGAATTCCATAAGaggagagatccctcatgaaaTTGGAAATTGTGCAAAACTTCTTGAACTACAATTGGGCAGCAACTATTTGACTGGAACTATCCCTCCTGAAGTTGGCCACATTAGAAACTTACAGATAGCACTAAATCTGAGCTTCAATCATCTTCATGGACCACTGCCCCCTGAATTAGGAAGACTGGACAAACTTGTTTCCCTCGATGTCTCAAACAACCGGCTCTCGGGTAATATACCACCTGAGCTTAAGGGAATGTTGAGCTTGATTGAGGTCAACTTCTCCAACAATCTTTTTGGAGGCCCTGTACCAGAATTTGTACCATTTCAGAAGAGTCCTATTTCAAGTTTCATCGGCAATAAAGGGCTTTGCGGAGAGCCACTGAACTCTTCATGCGGAGATCTTTATGATGATCACAAGGCCTACCATCACAGGGTTTCTTACAGAATCATACTGGCTGTAATTGGTTCTGGTTTAGCAGTTTTTATGTCGGTAACTATAGTTGTGTTGCTTTTTATGATCAGAGAGAGGCAAGAAAAAGTAGCCAAAGATGCTGCCGGGATCATAGACGATGGAACCACTGAAAAACCAACTATAATAGCTGGGAGCATTTTTGTTGATCATCTCAAACAAGCAGTAGACCTTGATGCTGTTGTTAAAGCGACTCTGAAAGACTCTAATAAGCTCAGTAGTGGAACTTTCAGCACTGTTTACAAGGCCATCATGCCTTCTGGAGTGGTCTTATCCGTAAGGAGACTGAAGTCCGTCGACAAGACAATAATGAACCACCAGAACAAGATGATTAGAGAACTCGAAAGGCTGAGCAAAGTTTGTCATGATAATCTAGTGCGACCAGTTGGCTATGTTATATATGAAGATGTTGCTCTTCTCTTGCATAATTATTTTCCAAATGGTACACTGGCTCAGCTTCTTCATGAATCTTCAAGGCAACCAGAATATCAGCCTGATTGGCCTTCTAGGCTATCCATTGCCATTGGAGTCGCAGAAGGTTTGGCTTTTCTTCATCATGTAGCAATTATCCATCTTGACATTTCTTCTGGCAATGTACTTCTAGATGCAAATTTCAAGCCATTGGTTGGTGAGATTGAGATTTCCAAACTCCTTGATCCAACCAAGGGCACGGCCAGTATTAGTGCAGTTGCTGGTTCCTTCGGTTACATACCACCAG AATATGCTTATACAATGCAAGTTACAGCACCGGGAAATGTTTATAGCTATGGCGTTGTTCTGTTGGAAATCCTTACTACTCGACTGCCAGTGGATGAGGATTTCGGTGAAGGCGTAGATTTGGTGAAATGGGTTCAAAGTGCTCCGGTAAGAGGGGAAACTCCAGAGCAGATACTGGATGCAAGGCTCAGCACTGTATCCTTTGGTTGGAGGAAAGAAATGCTTGCTGCTCTTAAGGTTGCGTTGCTCTGCACGGACACCACGCCGGCAAAGCGACCAAAAATGAAGAATGTGGTTGAAATGCTCCGAGAGATAAAGCAAAACTGA
- the LOC130935440 gene encoding uncharacterized protein LOC130935440, which translates to MSAKYIISAIVGSFGIAYVCDSIISDRKIFGGTTPGTVANKGWWEETDKKFQAWPRTAGPPVVMNPISRQNFIVKSRSDS; encoded by the exons ATGTCAGCCAAGTATATCATATCTGCTATTGTTGGATCATTTGGAATTGCATATGTCTGTGATTCTATAATTTCAGACAGAAAGATATTTGGAG GAACTACCCCTGGCACTGTTGCAAACAAGGGATGGTGGGAAGAGACCGACAAGAAATTCCAGGCATGGCCACGCACTGCTGGTCCACCAGTGGTCATGAACCCCATTAGCCGCCAGAATTTCATCGTGAAGTCTCGTTCCGACTCTTGA